A genomic stretch from Leptotrichia sp. HSP-536 includes:
- a CDS encoding helix-turn-helix domain-containing protein, producing the protein MKYNLAFKYRIYPNKEQELLINKTFGCVRSVYNTILYAANKFYEETGKNKIITPASLKSENQFLKEVDSLALSNAQLNVRRSFTNFF; encoded by the coding sequence ATGAAATATAATTTAGCATTCAAATACAGAATTTATCCAAATAAGGAGCAAGAATTATTGATAAACAAGACTTTTGGATGTGTTCGTTCTGTTTACAATACGATTTTGTATGCTGCAAATAAATTTTATGAAGAAACTGGAAAAAATAAAATAATTACACCTGCCAGTTTGAAGAGTGAAAATCAATTTTTGAAAGAAGTGGACAGTCTGGCACTTTCAAATGCTCAATTGAATGTAAGACGATCGTTTACGAATTTCTTTTAG